A genomic stretch from Acidobacteriota bacterium includes:
- a CDS encoding NADH-quinone oxidoreductase subunit NuoF, with protein sequence MSKLSSAAELKRFRQDVLSRRDPNKPCLSICLGTGCQACGGEKVYQAFAGEIRKQGLEAKVDIRRTGCHGFCERGPLVVIFPREICYLKVTPADVPEVVAKTLVEGKIVDRLLYTGEDGKKIVHEGDIPFYKHQSRIILGANRLVDPTRIEDYIALGGYSALARALFVMTPEEVLDEVKKSGLRGRGGAGFPTGVKWETTRNAPGEPKYVIVNADEGDPGAYMNRSVLEGNPHSVIEGLIIGAYAIGARQGFIYVRQEYPLAVANLTVALEQAREMGLLGANILGSEFGFDVAIHRGAGAFVSGESSALITALEGRVGEPQINYIRPAISGLWGKPTNMNNVETWANVPAIINKSAAWFSGIGTRGSKGTKIFSLVGKVNNTGLVEVPMGATLRQVIFDIGGGVPGGKKFKAVQTGGPSGGCLPAASLDLPVDFEELERAGSMMGSGGMIVMDEDTCMVDTARYFINFLSEESCGKCVPCREGLKQMLLIYNNICAGKGREGDIELLREIAEVMAEASLCALGTTAANPPLSTIKYFRNEYEAHIREKRCPAGVCKDLIRYYIVPEKCQACLLCAKSCPAGAISGDKGLVHVIDQSKCTKCGACLEACPSRFGAVTKISGKPAPAPVPAGTRVQKRK encoded by the coding sequence ATGTCGAAACTGAGTTCAGCGGCCGAACTGAAGAGATTCCGGCAGGACGTCCTGTCCAGGCGTGACCCGAACAAGCCGTGCCTGTCCATCTGCCTGGGCACGGGCTGTCAGGCCTGCGGCGGCGAAAAGGTCTATCAGGCTTTCGCCGGCGAGATCCGCAAGCAGGGCCTCGAGGCCAAGGTCGACATCCGGCGCACGGGCTGCCACGGCTTCTGCGAGCGCGGCCCCCTGGTCGTCATCTTCCCCCGGGAGATCTGCTACCTGAAGGTGACCCCGGCCGACGTGCCGGAAGTGGTCGCCAAGACCCTGGTCGAGGGCAAGATCGTCGACCGGCTGCTCTATACCGGGGAGGACGGCAAGAAGATCGTCCACGAGGGCGACATCCCCTTCTACAAGCACCAGAGCCGGATCATCCTGGGGGCCAACCGCCTGGTCGACCCGACCCGGATCGAGGACTACATCGCTCTGGGCGGCTATTCCGCCCTGGCCAGGGCCCTTTTCGTCATGACCCCGGAGGAGGTCCTGGACGAGGTCAAGAAGTCCGGCCTGAGGGGACGCGGCGGCGCCGGGTTCCCGACCGGGGTGAAGTGGGAGACGACCCGCAACGCCCCCGGCGAGCCGAAATACGTCATCGTCAACGCCGACGAGGGAGACCCCGGGGCCTACATGAACCGGAGCGTCCTCGAAGGCAATCCCCACAGCGTCATCGAGGGCCTGATCATCGGCGCCTATGCCATCGGCGCCCGCCAGGGATTCATCTACGTCCGCCAGGAATACCCTCTGGCCGTGGCCAACCTCACCGTGGCCCTGGAACAGGCCCGCGAGATGGGCCTCCTCGGCGCGAACATCCTTGGCTCGGAGTTCGGCTTCGACGTCGCCATCCACAGGGGCGCCGGGGCCTTCGTCTCCGGCGAGTCCAGCGCCCTGATCACGGCCCTGGAGGGCCGCGTCGGCGAGCCCCAGATCAACTACATCCGGCCGGCCATCAGCGGCCTCTGGGGCAAGCCGACCAACATGAACAACGTCGAGACCTGGGCCAACGTGCCGGCCATCATCAACAAGAGCGCGGCCTGGTTCAGCGGCATCGGGACCAGGGGCAGCAAGGGCACCAAGATCTTCTCCCTGGTCGGCAAGGTCAACAACACCGGGCTGGTCGAGGTGCCCATGGGCGCGACCCTGAGGCAGGTCATCTTCGACATCGGCGGCGGCGTCCCCGGCGGCAAGAAGTTCAAGGCCGTCCAGACCGGCGGCCCGTCCGGCGGCTGCCTGCCGGCCGCGAGCCTCGACCTGCCCGTGGACTTCGAGGAGCTGGAGAGGGCCGGCTCCATGATGGGCTCCGGCGGCATGATCGTCATGGACGAGGACACCTGCATGGTCGACACGGCCCGGTACTTCATCAACTTCCTGTCCGAGGAATCCTGCGGCAAGTGCGTGCCCTGCCGCGAGGGCCTGAAGCAGATGCTCCTCATCTACAACAACATCTGCGCCGGCAAGGGCCGGGAAGGCGACATCGAGCTGCTGCGGGAGATCGCCGAGGTCATGGCCGAAGCCTCCCTCTGCGCCCTGGGCACGACGGCCGCCAACCCGCCGCTGTCGACCATCAAGTATTTCCGGAACGAGTACGAGGCCCACATCAGGGAGAAGCGCTGCCCGGCCGGCGTCTGCAAGGACCTCATCCGCTACTACATCGTCCCCGAAAAATGCCAGGCCTGCCTGCTCTGCGCCAAGAGCTGCCCGGCCGGGGCCATCAGCGGGGACAAGGGGCTGGTCCACGTCATCGACCAGTCCAAGTGCACGAAGTGCGGCGCCTGCCTCGAGGCCTGCCCCTCGCGCTTCGGCGCCGTGACCAAGATCTCCGGCAAGCCGGCGCCCGCGCCCGTCCCCGCCGGGACCAGAGTCCAGAAGAGAAAGTGA
- a CDS encoding efflux transporter outer membrane subunit → MRNKTLSLALAVLLLGGCTMIPKYRRPEAPVPAALPAGPAVTGGSPAAPAAPEPAWREFFTDPGLRGVIELALANNRDLRIAALNVEKMQAVYRIQRSSLYPSAAAAAGADNYRIPRQMSSTGNAYTVEQYSVMGTASWELDLFGRLRSLKARALNQYLATVEGRKSAQISLVAAVAGSYLSLAADRESLDLAKATLEAQKASYELILKSRDAGVASDLTLRQSQSQVEAARVDVARYTGLVAADTNALNLLAGREVPAGLLPGGLAAVAELKDISAGLDSGILLERPDILAAEYQLKSLNANIGAARAAFFPRISLTAAAGTLAPALAGLFESGTGYWSYAPQIVQPLFAGGSLVANLKAAKVDRDIAVAQYEKAIQTAFREVSDALALRSTLVEQLDAQRSLAEALGESYRLSEARYKEGIDSYLGVLVAQRSFYDAQRGLVATKLARRVNQVALYKVLGGGL, encoded by the coding sequence CCGCCGCGCCGGCGGCGCCGGAGCCGGCCTGGCGGGAATTCTTCACCGATCCCGGCCTGCGCGGCGTCATCGAGCTGGCCCTGGCCAACAACCGCGACCTGCGGATCGCGGCCCTCAACGTCGAAAAGATGCAGGCCGTCTACCGGATCCAGCGATCCAGCCTGTATCCGAGCGCCGCGGCGGCCGCCGGCGCCGACAACTACAGGATCCCGCGGCAGATGTCGTCAACCGGCAACGCCTATACGGTCGAGCAGTACAGCGTCATGGGCACGGCGTCGTGGGAGCTGGACCTCTTCGGCCGCCTTCGCAGCCTGAAGGCCAGGGCCCTGAACCAGTACCTGGCCACGGTCGAGGGGCGGAAGTCGGCCCAGATCTCCCTGGTGGCCGCCGTCGCCGGCTCCTACCTGTCCCTGGCGGCCGACCGTGAATCGCTCGATCTGGCCAAGGCGACCCTCGAAGCCCAGAAAGCTTCTTATGAGCTGATCCTGAAAAGCCGGGACGCCGGAGTCGCCTCGGACCTGACCCTGCGCCAGTCCCAGAGCCAGGTGGAAGCGGCCCGCGTCGACGTCGCCCGCTACACCGGGCTCGTGGCCGCGGACACGAACGCCCTGAACCTACTGGCCGGGAGAGAGGTCCCGGCCGGCCTTCTGCCGGGCGGGCTGGCCGCGGTCGCCGAGCTGAAGGACATCTCCGCCGGCCTGGATTCCGGCATCCTCCTCGAGCGGCCCGACATCCTGGCGGCCGAATACCAGCTCAAGAGCCTGAACGCCAACATCGGCGCCGCCCGGGCGGCCTTCTTCCCGCGCATCTCGCTGACCGCCGCGGCCGGCACCCTGGCGCCCGCCCTGGCCGGGCTGTTCGAGTCCGGGACGGGCTACTGGAGCTACGCGCCGCAGATCGTCCAGCCTCTCTTCGCCGGGGGCTCCCTGGTCGCCAACCTCAAGGCGGCCAAGGTCGACCGCGACATCGCCGTGGCCCAGTACGAGAAGGCCATCCAGACGGCTTTCCGCGAGGTCAGCGACGCCCTGGCCCTTCGCTCGACCCTCGTCGAGCAGCTGGACGCCCAGCGATCCCTGGCCGAGGCCCTGGGCGAGAGCTACCGTCTCTCCGAGGCCCGCTACAAGGAAGGCATCGACAGCTATCTCGGCGTCCTGGTGGCCCAGCGGTCCTTCTACGACGCCCAGCGGGGGCTTGTCGCGACCAAGCTGGCCCGCCGGGTCAACCAGGTCGCCCTCTACAAGGTCCTGGGCGGAGGTTTGTGA
- a CDS encoding NAD(P)H-dependent oxidoreductase subunit E yields MVQELADVDRILDKYQGRKNALIQVLLDIQAQNGWLPKPALIWVAERLGVPLSQIYQIATFYKAFSLVPLGRHIFQVCLGTACQVRGAKRLLDNVSSVLGIEPGHTDADQKFTLTTVNCLGCCALGPVMLVDGQYYSKPGIKDIEKIAASCD; encoded by the coding sequence ATGGTCCAGGAGCTCGCCGACGTCGACCGGATCCTGGACAAGTATCAGGGCCGGAAGAACGCCCTGATCCAGGTCCTCCTCGACATCCAGGCCCAGAACGGCTGGCTCCCGAAGCCGGCCCTGATCTGGGTCGCCGAAAGGCTGGGTGTGCCGCTTTCGCAGATCTACCAGATCGCCACGTTCTACAAGGCCTTCAGCCTGGTGCCCCTGGGACGCCACATCTTCCAGGTCTGCCTGGGCACGGCCTGCCAGGTGCGCGGCGCCAAGCGCCTCCTGGACAACGTCTCTTCCGTCCTGGGCATCGAGCCCGGCCATACCGACGCCGATCAAAAATTCACGCTGACCACTGTCAACTGCCTGGGCTGCTGCGCCCTGGGACCGGTCATGCTGGTCGACGGGCAGTACTACAGCAAGCCCGGGATCAAGGACATCGAGAAGATCGCCGCGTCCTGCGACTGA
- a CDS encoding flavin reductase family protein produces MKRLPLPKAFMLLEPGPVVLVATADGGRNNVMTISWHMVMDFTPRFALLTGAWNFSYEALVKTRECVIAIPTVDISAKVVGIGTCSGSDTDKFARFGLTPIKAKSVRAPLIGECLANIECRVSDHIGEHDIFVLDAVHAWVDEDRKERRTIHARGDGTFVVDGRTIDHSALMRSKIPPGV; encoded by the coding sequence ATGAAAAGACTCCCCCTGCCGAAGGCGTTCATGCTCCTCGAGCCGGGTCCCGTGGTGCTTGTGGCCACGGCGGACGGCGGCAGGAACAACGTCATGACCATCTCCTGGCACATGGTCATGGATTTCACGCCGCGGTTCGCCCTGCTGACGGGGGCCTGGAACTTCTCTTATGAGGCCCTGGTCAAGACCCGGGAATGCGTGATCGCGATACCGACGGTCGATATCTCGGCCAAGGTCGTCGGTATCGGGACGTGTTCTGGCTCCGACACGGACAAGTTCGCCAGGTTCGGGCTTACGCCCATCAAGGCGAAATCGGTCCGGGCGCCGTTGATAGGGGAGTGCCTGGCGAATATCGAATGCCGCGTTTCCGATCATATCGGGGAGCACGACATCTTCGTTCTCGACGCGGTCCATGCCTGGGTGGACGAGGACAGGAAGGAACGGCGCACGATCCACGCCCGGGGGGACGGGACGTTCGTCGTCGACGGCCGGACGATCGATCATAGCGCGCTGATGCGTTCCAAGATCCCTCCGGGGGTCTGA
- a CDS encoding carbohydrate-binding domain-containing protein, with protein sequence MKRTLALAAVSCLLCLSCSGGGSANDPDPGGTSAEPATTIDAAPFAVSVAAEADPPPHHHDPADIVANNAFDNAVDIDFTANTAKLPADPADPATQTITPEGVTPLAGVSVAQTAYGVTITSTAAGVRYNLAGSLSGTLVVNSSSQYQLCLDGVAIDAAQGPALDLESSKKVFIVSPAGTANTLTDQATSGTMDKKGALYGKGAMIFSGDGTTTVTGNYKHGIYSKDYIRICGGTLNVTVNAKNAVQTVNGFIFDDGDLTVNARGETLGDESKGIRVEGLEGAAGAGKGYIVVNGGRINVTSVGKAITAGWDIDEDETVTPGDPSDNPDPDVIINNGVIDVTTTGTPEPDDINGDGLTLSPEGIEAKSDLVINSGYIVVNATEDGLNAGDSITIGGGYVYLKSQSGDASDSNGSTKISGGVVVAIGQSGAVEGSFDSEPGHPFAITGGILVGIAANTSEPTASACTQNAVVTGRLTAERTMALKADAGTVAFAFFVPRSFETMIISSPLISVGTAYTVYTGGTATGDNVFGGLYLGNLGYSGGTAGTAFTASSGVTRIGGTFF encoded by the coding sequence ATGAAACGGACGCTCGCTCTGGCCGCGGTTTCGTGCCTGCTTTGCCTGTCCTGCAGCGGCGGAGGATCGGCCAACGACCCGGATCCCGGAGGGACGAGCGCCGAACCGGCGACAACGATCGATGCCGCGCCTTTCGCGGTTTCCGTCGCGGCCGAGGCGGACCCTCCGCCCCATCACCATGATCCGGCGGATATCGTCGCCAACAACGCTTTCGACAATGCCGTCGACATAGATTTCACCGCCAATACCGCCAAGTTGCCCGCCGATCCCGCCGACCCGGCGACCCAGACCATCACGCCGGAGGGCGTAACGCCCCTCGCCGGGGTCTCCGTTGCGCAGACGGCTTACGGCGTGACTATCACTTCCACGGCCGCCGGCGTCAGATACAACCTGGCGGGGTCATTGAGCGGGACGCTCGTCGTCAACAGCTCCAGCCAGTACCAGCTCTGTCTCGACGGCGTCGCGATAGATGCCGCCCAGGGGCCGGCGCTCGACCTGGAATCGTCGAAGAAGGTCTTCATCGTCTCCCCGGCCGGGACGGCCAACACGCTGACAGACCAGGCGACTTCCGGCACCATGGATAAGAAGGGCGCCCTGTACGGCAAGGGGGCCATGATCTTCAGCGGCGACGGAACGACGACCGTGACAGGGAACTACAAGCACGGCATTTACAGCAAGGACTATATCCGGATCTGCGGCGGAACGCTCAACGTCACGGTCAATGCCAAGAACGCCGTCCAAACGGTGAATGGCTTCATCTTCGACGACGGGGATCTGACGGTCAACGCCCGCGGGGAAACGCTGGGCGATGAGAGCAAGGGGATCAGGGTCGAGGGCCTGGAAGGCGCGGCCGGCGCGGGGAAAGGGTACATAGTCGTCAACGGCGGGCGCATCAACGTCACGTCCGTCGGCAAAGCCATCACGGCCGGCTGGGATATCGACGAAGACGAGACGGTGACGCCCGGGGACCCGTCGGACAACCCCGACCCCGACGTCATCATCAATAACGGCGTCATCGACGTCACAACGACGGGGACCCCGGAGCCCGACGACATCAACGGCGACGGCCTGACCCTGAGCCCCGAAGGGATCGAGGCGAAATCGGACCTGGTCATCAACAGCGGGTACATCGTCGTCAACGCGACCGAGGACGGGCTCAACGCGGGAGATTCGATCACGATCGGCGGCGGATACGTCTATCTGAAGAGCCAGTCCGGCGACGCGTCGGATTCCAACGGTTCGACCAAGATCTCCGGAGGCGTCGTCGTGGCTATAGGCCAGTCCGGCGCCGTGGAAGGCTCGTTCGACAGCGAGCCCGGGCATCCCTTCGCCATCACCGGGGGGATCTTGGTCGGGATCGCCGCCAACACCAGCGAGCCGACCGCGTCGGCCTGCACCCAGAACGCCGTCGTCACCGGCCGGCTGACGGCCGAAAGGACCATGGCCCTCAAGGCCGATGCCGGGACGGTGGCCTTCGCCTTCTTCGTGCCCAGGTCCTTTGAGACGATGATCATATCCTCCCCGCTGATCTCGGTCGGAACAGCGTACACCGTCTACACGGGCGGGACCGCCACGGGGGACAACGTCTTCGGAGGCCTTTATCTCGGGAATCTCGGCTATTCCGGCGGAACGGCCGGAACAGCGTTCACGGCGTCGTCGGGGGTCACCCGGATAGGCGGAACGTTCTTCTGA